From the genome of Oryza glaberrima chromosome 1, OglaRS2, whole genome shotgun sequence:
AAAGTTTGTTCGAAGTATAAAGGTCTACGaagctacttcctccatccaaaataaaaacatttctGAAGTTAGACATAGGCATGAAGAAAGTATGTGTAAATGATTAAAATAAGGTTATAATTAGttgagaaataaaaataagtgaGGAAAATAAATGGAGAATAGTTATGGTTGGTTGAGATGAGGGGTGTAGATGgagaaatagttttattttgaaacaaattaaacttGAGTGGTAGAAATATGTTCATTTTGAGACTTTGGGCACCTTTGTATACATTTATACGCCTCACCATAAACCATTCATGGCTGGGAATGGTTTATGAACCGATCTCCTGTAGACGCTAATGTTATCAGATCTCCGCATGGATCATGAACTACTCGCacttataattaatttttttgcggggaattaATTAATTCGTTCTTGCCCCCGTCTTCTGTGTCAAGAAATCAAGATGGTGACCGTGACGGGCCCTTTAATTTGCCATGTGAGCCCGCGACTGTGACCATCTGATACTGAATCAATTTTTGTTGGTCTAATGCCAGTCGTATCCCGTATCCGTTTGTAAATCACTTTCAACGGAAATACAAATACTACTCAAAATTCTTCGACATTTATATTGCATTTCTAGCTGGTATCTAATAGGAAATTAGAGaaaaaatcttacaaatttTGAACCATCGATTTAACTTATGATTCATACACTAGGCCGGCTCCTTTAATTAACTCAGACAACTCGACCAACTCACGTGACCCTCCGATAGTAAAGACAAAGCGACGACTCTGGTTAGGGATTTAGGTCAGGCTAGGGAGGGAGGTAGTGGGTTTAGAAAAGCCAAGTGATGGAGGCGATAGGAGAACCGAGAGCGGTGACATGTTGATGGCACCACCAAAGCCATAAAACGAAAGAGGGTGGTGGATAGTAAAGGTAGTGGGGTAGTCAAGAAGGCAATAGTAGGCCACGAGTACAAACGGTACAGCCAGTGACATCCTTGAGGTCACATGCTCGTGTGCTGCTAGCCGCTACTGCAAGCACCACCACGCCGTCCCTCCAGCATCGAGCTCACCAGATCCAGGATGAGCAACGATAGAGCTAAGGAGGTGGCTACGAGCTCAAGGAAGGAGGAGCAGTGAGTGTCGCCGATAGTGTGAGCTCCGAAGAGGACGACAGTCTCATCGGTGAAGAAGCCATTGGCGACGAAGTGGCGGAGCATGTCATCGAGGGAGGAGAAGCGTGCGAAAAGGTCGACCTCCCATGCGTTGGACTAGAGTCGCGGTAGCCAAGCACAACATCATAAGCGGCGCAACAAGGGACGACAACAGAGTCCTACACCATGAGCGACAGCATGTCGGTGCAGGAGATGACGGCGGGGTAGGCAGTCTTGACGGCACCATGAATCCCTAATAGGCGCCAGGGCCAGGATGAATCGACTCGGCATGAGGGCCGTGACATCACCATCAACCCCGGCCACCAAAACTATGGACACACCTCTACCTCCCCAACCTCGACAGCTGCGGCTGCAAGAGGAAGTTGATCCCCATCATCCTGTACCTCCATAACGGTAGGCTCGTCATTGGCTCGGTTGAGGATCCGCTCGAGCACGAGCTCGCCAACCGCCTCTACACCCTGGCACGCGTCCTCGTGTTGTCCTTCAATTACTGCCTCGCGCTAGAGCACCCCATCCCTGCCTGCTACGATGACGCGTGGTCTACACCGCGGTCGCCGTTTGCCATCAGAGCCACGAGCGCCGACCCGAGGTGGTGGGCCTTCGTCCTCGGTACAATGCTGTTGAGAAAGATGGAAAAGAGGAGTgaggagggggaagagaaaGAGTCTCTgattatgtgggtcccaccagtCATGTCAGCAAATAATGCTTCCCACACCATCaaaaaagttgattttttgCACCGATTTTCGAAGATGGGAGAGacattatacccggttttgcggttgagggatgcaATTCAATCAGGAGGAAGAACGAGAGAGGtataatagacttattccttcaaCCCCCAGCTCAAAATTAAGCGGCCTAGCATTGGCACGACCCAGAAGGCCTTCAACCTGCACTGAGAAACAAAAGAGAAGTACTCATATAGACAAAATTAGGCCCAGTTCCTATCGCAAGAAACATACCGAAAACATAGCCCAATACACATATCAAGTCTCAATGTGTACTACCTTCATCCcataataagttcatttttagtccctCTAAGTTCTCgcaaataagtttatttttaaataattattgtaTCGGAGTTTGTAAAAGTATGAAATAATTACATCAGGAATAGATAAAGTTGTattagaaataaataaagtgTAGAATAATTACATTGTGATTTGATAAGGTAGGGTATTTTAGTttttaaacttattttgggacagatggagtaaaTGAATTTGTAGATATGGTTTTGAAAACCTCTAGAAATAAGAACGTGCATGTACGCTCACCTGAAAATTTTGTGCGCTCACACCATGTGCTACatttgtcttttctttcaagTTATTTATTccacccatatatactagcaatactctctccgtacaaAAATATAAACTTATTATTAAATaagatattttctagtacagTAAATCTGAATAGATACTGGGAAATATTCCATTCAATATTATGTTGGGTTATTTCGGaagggagggagtacttgtcATCCCGAAATTGGCAGCCAAACTGGTGAGAAAATAGCCTGGAATTGGACAAACATTGCTGTATGTCTTTCATCCATCCAAAAATTACGTACGTGTGTAAAGAACCATTAAGCACTAGCTGGCATCCTGGGTGGCACTGAAAACCGAAGACGCTAGCTGTAATTTTGTACTCCAGGTTGCGTAGCAGTAAGGTAGTCACACACAAGAGTTAAAAATGCATTGGTCCAGTGGTTGCGGCAGGCTTCGTTTTCAACAGCATTTCATTCCCTTGACATGAGCAGAAACACCCGCAGGAACACGAGGGGAGGGCTACAGGGCGCCGAGGGCCAGGCCAACCGATCGAGTCAACCTTTCAACACTCGCCAACATTTCTTCCCCTCCTGCCCATTTACTCGCTACCAATTGTACAAGCTGCCCATCCCCCTCATTACTCCCTTGCCTTTTAAGCACTCTTTCCTTCCTTACAATTCCAAACTTTACACTTCTAtaccctcttctctcctccggcCCTATCTACAACTCtacatctcctcctcctttctttttgttcttgttgtCCATCTCCATCTCGTCATACACCTCCCAAGCACGGGAGTATGCCTCAATGTCCACAGAGAGGTAAGTGGCCACCTAGAAATGATTTCAGTTGAATTCTTTACCTTTTGTCCCCTTTTTGTCTCttggttctttttgaaattATGCTTCTCTCTTTctgtttcttgattttttttttctaaagaatcGGAGAGGTTTTCTGTTCCTTTTGCTTGGAAGGATAGCATGTACCTTTTGTAGTTCGTGGTTAAAACTTGAAATCTTGCATTGTGGTTTGCATCTGGTCCCTCTCCTGAATCCATGCAAGAAACCCTAAATACCTTCTTCGGCCCTTTCCAATTTCCGCCAGGGAAAGACTCGATGAGATCGGCAAGAAGATCAAGCGAGAGCCGGACACCGCCGGCGTcgtagtcgccgccgtcgcaggcACCGGCACCGGTACAGCCACGCCGATCGAGCACCGCGTCCCCCAtcgcctcggcctcggcggcgccgtgAACACCGTGACCCCGTGCGCCGCGTGCAAGCTCCTCCGCCGGCGCTGCGCGCAGGAGTGCCCCTTCGCCCCCTACTTCTCGCCGCACGAGCCCCACAAGTTCGCCGCCGTCCACAAGGTCTTCGGCGCCAGCAACGTCTCCAAGATGCTCCTGGTACGATACCATTACAGGTCAAAGCATTCCTTAAATTGTACCTTTCGCTAGCTTGTGCATTAATGGCTTCGTCGGTGCAATGCGGTTTCAGGAGGTCGGCGAGGCGGAGAGAGCCGACGCGGCGAGCAGCCTGGTGTACGAGGCGAATCTGCGGCTGCGCGACCCCGTGTACGGCTGCATGGGCGCCATCTCGATGCTGCAGCAGCAGGTGAACGCGCTGGAGGCCGAGCTGGAAGCGGTCAGGGCCGAGATCTTCAAGCGCAGGTACCGGcatgccggcgccgccaccggcctcaTGGACGACGTCCAAGTCCATATCACCGCCGGcttcgccgctcctcctcctcctccatcgatGCACGCGAGGGACGTGGTGTCAGTGGCGGACGCCGGCGGGCAAGGGCAAGAGTTGGCCGGAGCGCCGGTGATCTCGTCGGCGTCTCCGCCGGTGTATCCTGCCGGGCAGCCATCAACAAGTACTACTGACTACAGCTCCCTCAACACAAGTGAGCATGCTGCATACTTTGGTTGACTTGCATGGATTTATCTAACATTTTGGTGTGATCACAATTAAGCCGGGGAAAATAAGAACTGTGTGCGAGattagttatatatatgtttctctAGAAATAGATATAGTTGTGGATACCTTGGGTGAAGAAAAGAATTTGTCCAATGGATGTATCAATCCTTAATTTTATTGTATTGTTCATTGTGATTGGGCGGTTGATTTAATTAATTGAGTGCGTGCTAAATGATCGAATTAGCTCAAGGAAGTTTTCTTCGGTTCCGGAATGAAGTAGTGGTTGTAGTAAGTGAAATTGAACTAAAAAACACATCTGcgtgtatatatgtacatatatagtccAAGTGCAGGTTAATTTCAGAGTTAGTTATGCGTGTACTGAATAAGATAGATCGTTTTCGTCCTACGTATTTTTTCACGAATTTTACAATGATTGATATGAATTTGCGTGCAGGCTAGAATGATCTGGTACCAGAGTACCTGCAGAGCATGCGTGATCCTTGAACTGATTATTACTACTAGATTGGTGACGAGACCTAAAAGAATAGGTCATTCGCTGATGTACACGTATATATAGTGACATCTCCTTGGATATTATTTGCTTGAATGCATCAACTAATTGATTGGTTCTTACTATTCGAAAAATAAGTCAGCTTGATACTTACATAGGCACGTCATTGTCATTTCTCAACGTTCTAGCCTTGTTCACATAATTTGGCAATTGATCATTGTTCTGAAATAGGTTACACTGTACAAATACATGCACAGAACTTATATGAAGGAAACAGGACAATGAAACTACTGTAGGTCGATCATATATGCATGTCCACATTATATAACTGTTACTCTCGCTTGTGCAATGTAGTATATCATTCGATGTGCTCTGCACAATATCCTTTTGTGTAAGTTCGTGTATTTTATTTAACCAGCAGATCGTCGAAAGATTTCTTTTTACATATCCGTCTCGTTTAAACGAAGCATTTCTTTGGTgcaaacctctctctctctctctctaagatGATGTTGAttggtgcattttttttaaatctggaAAAGTGCTTTTTGTCCTCGGATGCCATCTCATTTCTttcatgtcatctaaataattacaaaaagttttgaattttgttaCAACATATATTAAAACCTACTATATCGGTccacaaatatacaagtttaaatcaacttttacaagttattaacaataataacatatataactacgaatatgtgtatatatactagttagagtttataattttgttgtttttttaacttgttgaaattgaatttgacattgcatgtttgtgaaatgatatataTCGTATTAATATTTCTTGTCAATTTGttttaaaacaatttgataGTTATTTATGTGACATGCAAGGGTATTCTCCCGAGGGATAAAAATCCATCTCCTTTTAGTAGTTTTAGTAGTTGTACGTGCCATGTTACACGACCTTTTAACTatttcatctaaaatttatCATTTGCATATAGGACGCATGAATCATTTGAAGAAATCTAGTGGGCGTGTTTTAAAATCTTATGCACAGTACAAAGTGATAGTACACAACAAGGCTCTGTATGGGCCGACATATCATTTCTTCACGTGCTCTTATTTTAGTATTTCCCTCAATAATACTATGACCCTGTTCCGAAGTCTGAATACCAGGGTATTGGTCATGTAGAAATGATAGGACATTTCCTATGTAGGCCAGATTACTTGTTCTTAATTTGTAGCTCAATACTTCTTCAGATGCATATGAGTTATTCTAGTTTTGTATTAAATTAAACTCATCCAACTCGGcagagtttataaaaaaaaaataaaccaacatcaaatcagttttattaaatatactatTAAAGATATCTTGATAGTgcatttttttaagatattAGCAGAATTTTTTACTACATAAACTCGGTTAAAGTTAAAAGAAAGTTTGTATAGTACgtacaaaactaaaacaaacaaaaatgagGAATGCAACCTTGTTGCATGAAAATTAGTGATTCTTTAGTTTTTCTGCCCTTTAATTGTATGCCAGAAAGTTGttgttgttttcatattttcttttgttattcCTGCATATATTAGTTGTGGGTTGATCGGTAGTCTGGTATAACATGGTTCAGACTTCCGATGGACGAGGAAGCTACCAGTCCATACACATTACTTCATGCACATACTTTCGAGACCATTTAATATCGTTAATTTGCCTACATATATTGTCCTGGTACGTAGAAAGCAATGTGGGTGTGTGCAGGCATATGCTGAAGTGATGTGAGTCGGCTGTTCTATGCATAGCTATGCCAGCTTCTACTAGCTAATTGCATTATATTACTAAAACCCCTGTAGGACTAGGGGCCTTTCCTTGACGTGCAGTGTTTGCAGCTAGCTCAGCTCGATCGTACTTGGTTGAGTTCCAAGCAGGCAAAGTAGACACACACCCGGCCTCGTATTAAAAACTGGAGCAACCAGCACGGCCTCTCCTTCCAGCGTCCATGTgtgcgagcgagagagagagagagacagagagagagtcattaatttgtttatttccAAGCTAAAATGGGTTGGGTTGGGGGAGCTTGGCGTGTGGGATGTGATTGTGATGGGGATTTGGTCCAGCGTCGTGCTTGCTTGAGGTGGCGGGCAtccttgcttgcttgcttgtcCGCACTCAACACCAACGCCGATGCTTAAAAGTCTTCGCTAACCTCGAAAACCCAGCACGGGATGCCTACTACTCATGCATCTCCACTGTTCCTGCTCGTACTACTACCACATTTGTTGCACTACATGTTTTTTCATGTATACAGTAGAGTATATGGCCTGTTGCAACCCAACACAGTAGTTAGGTTGATCAGTGTTCAGGCTTTCAGATTCTGGACCTGGAATTTCAGCTGTGAGCTGAAACCGGACAGATTACGCACTGCGTGTTAGGTTTAGGTGTATGTTCGCGGCTCACTGCACATGCTTCGACGACTGGCGGTCGGTCGGCGCCGCGACGGTGCGTACACCGCACCGTTTTTTTGTCTGTATAAGAGTGACGACGGAATAATGTAGGAGTACTAGCATAGCCGCTCCATTGACTAGAGGAGTTTTGCATGCCGACTGCACAAATCTTGAGGTTTAGCACGTGGTGGTGGCAGCAATACGCGACCTTTTCGATCGTACCACTGTCTGGTGACTGTGCCGGTGGGAGAAAAATGACCCATATTGAAAAACCGGACTGGTTTTTCCAGACCGATACATAAGTGATGGAGACCGATTTTTTAAACTAATTCGGTCAAGTTTTTCGTGCTACCTGagtttaggtggtgtttggatcagggatttaactttagtctctgtatctagacactaatttagaatattaaatatagactacttacaaaactaattacataaatgaaagctaatttgcaagacaaattttttaagcctaattaatcaataattagagaatgtttattgtagcatcgcatatgctaatcatggattaattaggctcaatagattcgtctcgtgaattagtccaaaattatggatgagttttattaatagtctacgtttaatatttataattagtgtctaaatattcgatgtgatagagacTTAAAAGGTCTTATTCGGCCATACCTTGGTTAACCAAGATGACTGAATTGCTATTTTATCTGTCCTAATATATAACAACTTAGTATTAAAGTATTAAGTATTAGATAACCTAGCATTACTTCATTCATAGTGCTAGATGGTGTACAATCTAGTGTAGCTGGTTGCTTCTCCCCTgtcacaaaatataagaatttaggACCAAATGACGTATTCTTAGTGCTACAAATATAGATAAATACAAGAGTCTAGAATAGGATGATGCATtcttaatacaatgaatctggatgaAATAAGTTCttgtattttgagatggagggaatTCTGAAtaagattcgtagtattaggttGTGACTAATTTAGTATATATGTTGccatattttaggatggatgaaGTATATTAATATTGGTTACTATTATCTTGTGCTATTTAATGGgtggctaatgggcgggtgatcgctgtgGGCgatcaaccccccccccccccaatcccCCTCCTAACacgctcctctcccccctttctcctccccttcttctcttcctactacaccataaaattttaaaaattagaaaaatttatgtatagaaatactatatatatatatatataatttgaatttaaattcaaatttgaatcggttatataaactttgggtctataaactttaaatatatagaaataccatgtataaaaaaaatatttgaattcaaattcaaatttgaatcggatatataaactttttacttataaactttaggtctctaaactttaggtgtataaactttagatgtgtaaatttggggtgtacaaactttaggtgcatgaATTTACTAAAacaggaaagtaatgcggtacCAAAAAAGAAACCACGTGGAGAAGGGGGTGATTGCTTGGAGCGATCGATCGTCCATTAGGCTTTTCGCTATTTAATTGCTAAAACATGTATCATATTATTgggttgccaaaattttattgtaatttcttttattttgtgatCTCCTAACTTCGGTCATGATCAGAGACCAAACCATACTAAAGCTCTATTTGTTTTcgcttagaattattataatctagattattagtaataataaaaaataaacaggtaaattattatgatagattattgtaatctataagccagattagtaTAATTGGTAATCTGTTctaaatatgtatttttcatattattaggTGGCTAAAGAGTCACTACCTCTATTCTACTATAATCCATTGAAACAAACTCatagcttattataattcagTTTATAAATCTGGCTAAATAATCTgtattataataatcttatacgaTGAGAAACAAACAGGCCCCTAAGCCAAACCCGAAAACGTCAGATCGATCCGCGCGGTCAGTTAACAGTTAACCCATTCCTTTATCGGGCCACACGGTTTTGGCCTTCTTTTTcattttaacaaattttttttcatgggcCAGCCCCGGGAGGTACGAAGGACATGATCACATGAGGTCCCCGAAGGGGCATCAGTGCTACTGCTCGGTTAGCCTCGTCAGTTCTGGCAGAATGGTACGCGCGAATTGAACTGGGGCTGAAGCTGGGAGCCTGGGACGACAGGAATTACGCgaatgaagagaaaaaaaaaaacaggggaaACATCGTGGCGTTGCTGCCGCTGCATTGCATCAGCTCGGCCTTCcgaatatttttaaaaatatatgttgagAGTGGGATTTGAACCCACGCCCTTCCGGACCAGAACCTTAATCTGGCGCCTTAGACCAACTCGGCCATCTCAACAAGTGACCACAGGAGAGTTGTCAAACTTTATAATCGTCGCATAGCGAGATGTTAGTGATATTCGGCCCACACATCGCCGTGGGCCTGTAAGGCCGCGTGTGGTGACAAGTGGACTAAAGTGCAAGGTGGGCCAAGCGTGGTAAGGCATGTCGAGGGAAATCTTTATATACTCTCCATtatacaagaaaagaaaaaagagaagtgcacgttcacTGAATTGTCAAGCAGGATAACACAGGACAGCATGTAAGTATTTAGGGTATGTAAGTAATTTAGTACTTAAGTTTTATATTTAagttatttgacttttttctaattaaactttaagtttgactaaatttatagaaaatgtAGTAACgtttttaacccaaaacaaacatactatcaaaactatattcaatgttatatttaatgaaactaatttagtcttattgatgtttttaaattttttaaacttgATCTGcaggaaaaaaagtcaaagtggcttataatatgaaatgggtAACTACTTCATTTAGTAATAAGGAAGATACAACCATCATCAGTCTTTGCATGATTTTCTCAGAAAATGGTTtgataagaaaaaataaaaatgaaaaatcttGGACCGCTACAAAATTACCTATATCATGAGTCTATAGCCTCCTCTCCACCCTAGTATTGTCTCCAGTCTCAAACTGTGTCATTGCCGACAAGTATAATTTTTGTTTTAACcatcaataaattttaaattgatctaTTTAAATAATTAGATCGGTGATATACGAAAGTTTCATTACTATATTTAGCTTACAACACACTTCATTAATATGAAAtactttaaatatttatatattttctgtAAAAAAGAcgagtaataaaaaaataaagataaataaTATCCAGTGATAAGCATTTGAAGGCAGAGCATATGTTGCACACTTGCACACATTGAGGTACAGACGTTCGTGCCCCTAATTTGGCACTTCAACAAAGGATTCAGTATTTCCTCTCCATACTGGGGCCTTCTAACCAATCGGCTACACTGGGCCATggcttagcttaattagctgtCTGTTGGACCCAAAAAAAACAGCCCAAATAGTAACGGGGCAAGATTTTTGTCTCCAGCGACAGGTGTCTACTTCGCATTAGCAAATTAATGGTCCGAGGCGACCTACAAATCCACGTTCATTAAAGAAAGAAAACTCTCTCGTgtcaaaaagaaacaaattaatataAGAGAGCAAAAAATCTCCTGTCACCTCACCCGGAGATCCTAAGCACATCAAGCCATGATCAAAAGATAGCATGCAACTAAACGCTTCAGAAAGTATGAGACCTGTTTTCTCTGACCAGAAGCAGCTAGCCTGCTGGCTGCTGCGCTGTATCCTGTCTAGCTAGCACTGTGTTTCATTCTTGAATCGAGATCGCCAGTTTTGGAGATATACTGGAACGGATAAGGTTTGCTTAGTgcattctcttttctttccacaaGTGTATCAGCTCTCACTAATCCCTTTTCTCAAATATCTGGACAATCTCATCACTATCTGTATGATCAGCACATTGCCCTCTGTGCTCCAATCtctttcagaaaaaaacaaCCTTTATTTTTTCAGAAATCTGTTATACGTAAATACGCATATAGCGGCTAGGATATACTCCGTACTTGCCACTACACTGCCAACAGCTTTGAGATATACTCCACAATGTCTCGCGTACAAAATTCGCATCGTCTCGGTGAAGTCATGTGCATTGGCCGAGAGGTCTTGGCGCTCTGCATGCTCTACAAGTGGTGTCGTCGCTAGCTCGACGGATAATGTGAACGAATGGATGACGTAGACTGTCTATGTACGGTCGTAGTATTATACTACTGCTgagaatgaaaaagaaaatagtaTATGCCTTTTTGGTCTTCTAGAAGAGTACTCTATATCTTATCATTAGCACTATGTCTCTTCCACTTAAGGTTTCATGGTGGAGCCAAGTAGGCTTATTACTAGTACTCTCACAGAGGTGCAGCAGAGGAGTTTAGCCAGTTACAGTCTATGACTGGGAAAGGAGAGTCAAATGCAACCCTGCCGATAATTTTGTGGAGACAGCACTTGGATCTTAAAAAATGACCACCACCATCAATTTTTATTTCGTTAAAGTAAAAACACTGATATATCAGCACACTGCATCACACAAGCATCAGCGTGATGCATACATAAGTAACATAATCATGACCTCTTCCAGCTGGATCAGTCACCTAGCTAACTTATTTAGCAAAGATTAAGACCCAAAAGGGAATATCCAAGAATGGTTGGGATGAGATGGTGTTTGATGTAAAATggaaataaatttaaataggGTAATTAAATGGATAAGTAGTAATATGAATAGTGCTAAAATTGTTTATATTtagatacaaattttaaatgttaGTAGTGATCATATTTTGAAAAAGAGGGatttctttttagataatgggacTAAAGCCGGCTTTTGCTACAACGAAGCTATaaccaattattataatattctctcaaaaaggaaaacacttaATTAAGcaaaaaaataacttaaataATAAAGCCAACACATAAGAAGTAAACTATTATTAAAGTATATTTGTGAATCTTCATCTATAGTTGTTGAAAATCTGTATGATTTTAACTTCTAAGTTTCG
Proteins encoded in this window:
- the LOC127754904 gene encoding LOB domain-containing protein 15-like, with the protein product MSTERERLDEIGKKIKREPDTAGVVVAAVAGTGTGTATPIEHRVPHRLGLGGAVNTVTPCAACKLLRRRCAQECPFAPYFSPHEPHKFAAVHKVFGASNVSKMLLEVGEAERADAASSLVYEANLRLRDPVYGCMGAISMLQQQVNALEAELEAVRAEIFKRRYRHAGAATGLMDDVQVHITAGFAAPPPPPSMHARDVVSVADAGGQGQELAGAPVISSASPPVYPAGQPSTSTTDYSSLNTSEHAAYFG